In Apteryx mantelli isolate bAptMan1 chromosome 18, bAptMan1.hap1, whole genome shotgun sequence, a single window of DNA contains:
- the TUBB1 gene encoding tubulin beta-1 chain produces the protein MREIVHLQIGQCGNQIGAKFWEVISDEHGIDIAGNYRGDAPLQLERINVYFNEAYSHKYVPRSILVDLEPGTMDSVRSSKIGPLFRPDNFIHGNSGAGNNWAKGHYTEGAELIENVMDVVRNECESCDCLQGFQLIHSLGGGTGSGMGTLLINKIREEYPDRIMNTFSVVPSPKVSDTVVEPYNAILSIHQLIENTDETFCIDNEALYDICFRTLKLTNPTYGDLNHLVSLTMSGVTTSLRFPGQLNADLRKLAVNMVPFPRLHFFMPGFAPLTARGSQQYRALSVPELTQQMFDARNMMAACDPRHGRYLTVACIFRGRMSTREVDEQLLAVQTKNSSYFVEWIPNNVKVAVCDIPPRGLKMAATFIGNNTAIQELFIRVSEQFSAMFRRKAFLHWYTGEGMDEMEFSEAEGNTNDLVSEYQQYQDATADVEEYEEVEVEVRPEEETP, from the exons ATGCGTGAAATTGTGCATCTTCAGATTGGCCAGTGTGGAAACCAAATTGGAGCTAAG ttctgGGAGGTGATAAGTGACGAACATGGGATTGACATCGCTGGAAACTACCGTGGGGATGCACCACTGCAGCTCGAGCGAATTAACGTGTACTTCAATGAGGCTTACT CTCATAAATATGTGCCCCGTTCTATCTTGGTGGACCTAGAACCTGGAACTATGGACAGTGTACGATCTAGCAAAATAGGCCCATTATTTCGACCTGACAATTTTATTCATG GTAACTCAGGTGCTGGCAACAACTGGGCTAAGGGGCATTACACAGAAGGAGCTGAACTGATTGAAAATGTCATGGACGTGGTCAGGAATGAGTGCGAGAGCTGTGATTGTCTTCAGGGGTTTCAGCTTATCCATTCACTTGGTGGTGGTACAGGCTCAGGTATGGGCACGCTCCTCATCAACAAAATCAGAGAAGAATATCCTGACAGGATTATGAACACCTTCAGTGTTGTGCCTTCACCCAAAGTATCTGACACAGTTGTAGAACCATATAACGCCATCCTTTCCATCCACCAACTAATAGAGAACACAGACGAAACCTTTTGCATTGACAACGAAGCTCTATACGACATATGTTTTAGAACTTTAAAGCTTACCAATCCCACCTATGGTGACCTCAACCACTTGGTGTCCCTAACAATGAGTGGGGTCACAACCTCACTCCGTTTTCCTGGTCAACTGAATGCAGATCTGAGGAAGCTGGCTGTTAACATGGTGCCTTTTCCACGCTTGCATTTTTTTATGCCTGGCTTTGCTCCACTGACAGCTCGAGGTAGTCAACAGTACAGAGCCCTGTCAGTACCAGAGCTCACTCAACAAATGTTTGATGCACGCAACATGATGGCAGCCTGTGACCCTCGTCATGGACGTTACTTGACCGTGGCATGCATCTTCAGAGGCCGAATGTCTACCAGAGAAGTGGATGAGCAGTTACTGGCTGTCCAAACCAAGAATAGTTCTTACTTTGTGGAGTGGATCCCTAATAATGTCAAAGTGGCAGTGTGTGATATACCACCCCGAGGACTGAAGATGGCAGCTACCTTTATCGGCAATAACACAGCTATTCAGGAGCTCTTCATCAGGGTTTCTGAACAATTCTCAGCTATGTTTAGAAGAAAAGCATTTCTCCATTGGTATACTGGTGAAGGTATGGATGAGATGGAGTTCTCTGAAGCAGAAGGTAACACCAATGaccttgtgtccgagtatcaacAGTACCAGGATGCCACAGCAGATGTTGAGGAATATGAAGAGGTAGAAGTGGAAGTTAGACCAGAAGAGGAAACGCCCTAG
- the TRIM44 gene encoding tripartite motif-containing protein 44 has product MEEVKLERSKESEEVRLESSKEIEEEVLEKSKEAEEVRLERSREDEEGRLEKSTEDEELRLDRSKESEKGILKSSKEAEVLTLEGSREAKKVRPDITGYSDIILHFTGYVERLKQIHSCKRQLQVKLGLWL; this is encoded by the exons ATGGAAGAGGTGAAACTGGAGCGCTCCAAGGAATCTGAAGAGGTGAGGCTGGAGAGCTCTAAGGAGATTGAAGAGGAGGTACTGGAGAAGTCCAAAGAGGCTGAAGAGGTGAGACTTGAAAGGTCCAGAGAAGATGaagaagggagactggagaagtCCACAGAGGATGAAGAGCTCAGACTGGATAGATCCAAAGAATCTGAAAAGGGGATTTTAAAGAGTTCCAAGGAGGCTGAAGTCTTGACACTGGAGGGGTCCAGGGAGGCCAAAAAAGTGAGACCAG aTATTACAGGATATTCAGACATTATACTGCATTTTACTGGTTATGTAGAGAGATTGAAACAAATACACAGTTGTAAAAGGCAACTGCAAGTCAAACTTGGCCTCTGGTTATAA
- the PRELID3B gene encoding PRELI domain containing protein 3B isoform X1: MKIWTSEHVFDHPWETVTTAAMQKYPNPMNPSVVGVDVLDRHIDPSGKLHSHRLLSTEWGIPSIVKSLIGTCRTRTYVQEHSVVDPVKKTMELKSSNISFTNLVSVDERLVYKPHPHEPHKTILTQEAIISVKGVSLSSYLEGLMANTISSNANKGREALEWVINKLNAEIEEFTASARGTMRNSMAAAAFVEK; this comes from the exons ATGAAAATCTGGACCTCGGAGCACGTTTTCGA TCACCCCTGGGAAACGGTAACCACAGCTGCCATGCAGAAATACCCAAATCCAATGAACCCCAGCGTGGTTGGAGTTGATGTTCTGGACAGACACATAGACCCTAGCGGGAAGTTGCACAGCCATAGACTGCTCAGTACAGAATGGGGAATACCCTCTATTGTGAAATCG CTCATTGGCACATGCAGAACAAGGACGTATGTGCAGGAACACTCTGTTGTTGACCCAGTGAAAAAAACAATGGAGCTTAAATCCAGTAAT ATTTCATTTACAAACCTAGTGTCAGTAGATGAGAGGCTTGTCTATAAACCACACCCTCATGAACCACACAA AACCATTTTGACACAAGAAGCAATAATATCTGTGAAAGGTGTCAGTCTTAGTAGTTACCTAGAAGGGTTAATGGCAAACACAATTTCTTCCAATGCTAATAAA GGCCGTGAAGCATTGGAATGGGTGATTAATAAACTGAACGCTGAAATTGAGGAGTTCACTGCTTCAGCAAGAGGAACCATGAGGAATTcaatggcagcagcagcatttgtaGAGAAATGA
- the PRELID3B gene encoding PRELI domain containing protein 3B isoform X2: MQKYPNPMNPSVVGVDVLDRHIDPSGKLHSHRLLSTEWGIPSIVKSLIGTCRTRTYVQEHSVVDPVKKTMELKSSNISFTNLVSVDERLVYKPHPHEPHKTILTQEAIISVKGVSLSSYLEGLMANTISSNANKGREALEWVINKLNAEIEEFTASARGTMRNSMAAAAFVEK; the protein is encoded by the exons ATGCAGAAATACCCAAATCCAATGAACCCCAGCGTGGTTGGAGTTGATGTTCTGGACAGACACATAGACCCTAGCGGGAAGTTGCACAGCCATAGACTGCTCAGTACAGAATGGGGAATACCCTCTATTGTGAAATCG CTCATTGGCACATGCAGAACAAGGACGTATGTGCAGGAACACTCTGTTGTTGACCCAGTGAAAAAAACAATGGAGCTTAAATCCAGTAAT ATTTCATTTACAAACCTAGTGTCAGTAGATGAGAGGCTTGTCTATAAACCACACCCTCATGAACCACACAA AACCATTTTGACACAAGAAGCAATAATATCTGTGAAAGGTGTCAGTCTTAGTAGTTACCTAGAAGGGTTAATGGCAAACACAATTTCTTCCAATGCTAATAAA GGCCGTGAAGCATTGGAATGGGTGATTAATAAACTGAACGCTGAAATTGAGGAGTTCACTGCTTCAGCAAGAGGAACCATGAGGAATTcaatggcagcagcagcatttgtaGAGAAATGA